CCGGGCGGAGTGTGGTGTGAGGAGTGAACGGAAACTTTTGTCTCCGCCATCTCTATTGTAGGCTAGATATGTGATTTTTCCAGTCATTCTCAAAGTTGTTGTCAATTGTCAGTTGTCAATGGTTAGTTGTCAGTTGTCAATGGTCAGTTGTCAGCAGAAAACCCTTAACGATGCCCAATGCCCAATCCCCAGTCCCCAATGCCCAATCCCCAGTCCCCAATCCCCAATCCCCAGTCCCCAGTCCCCAATCCCTTATTTACCCATACCTAACTGTTGGGCTTTTTGGTAAACCTTACCTTCTGTCAACAAAGAAGGAGCAATGACAACTTCAACCTGCTGCATTTCCTTAATGTTTTTAGCCCCTAAAGTTCCCATACTCGTCTTTAAAGCTCCTAAAAGATTATGAGTACCATCATCCAAACCAGCAGGTCCTCTGAGTATTTGTTCTAGAGTTCCAGTTGTACCCACGCGAATGCGAGTCCCACGAGGTAAGACTGGGCTAGGAGTTGCCATACCCCAGTGATAACCACGCCCAGGGGCTTGGGCGGCTCTGGCAAATGGAGAACCAATCATAACAGCGTCAGCACCGCAGGCAATACATTTACAGATGTCTCCTCCGGTGATTAAACCACCGTCAGCGATGATGGGGATATATTTACCGGTTTCCCGATAATAATCGTCTCTAGCGGCTGTACAATCGGCGATCGCAGTGGCTTGAGGTACGCCCACGCCCAACACTCCACGAGAAGTACAAGCAGCACCGGGTCCAATACCTACCAATACCGCTGCTGCACCAGCTTTCATCAACTCTAAGGTGACTTGATATGTAACGCAATTTCCCAAAGCCACAGGGATAGCCATAGAACTGCAAAACTCCGCTAAATTAAGGGGAGTAATAGCTTCTGGAGATATATGATCGGTAGAGACTACTGTAGCTTGGATAAAAAATAGATCTGCTCCAGCTTTAGTTACGACTTCGCCATATTTGCTTGCACCTGCTGGAGTTGCGCTAACTGCCGCAATACCGCCTTGTTGTTTAATTTCCTGAATACGTTTTTCAATTAATTCCGGCTTTATTGGTTCAGCATATAGTTCTTGCATCAGGCTGACAAATTCATCTTTGCCGACGGAGGCAATCCGATCTAAAATCGGTTCGGGGTCGGCATAGCGAGTTTGGACACCCTCTAAATTAATTACGCCCAATGCCCCCAACTGGGACAAGCGAACAGCCATTTGTACATCAACCACACCATCCATTGCACTGGCAATAATGGGGATTTCTCGCTCAATATTGCCGATTTGCCACTTGGTATCAGCTAAACTCGGATCGAGAGTTCTGTTACCAGGGACTAAAGCAATTTCGTC
The DNA window shown above is from Anabaena sp. WA102 and carries:
- a CDS encoding GuaB3 family IMP dehydrogenase-related protein, yielding MEIQLGRGKVARRAYGIDEIALVPGNRTLDPSLADTKWQIGNIEREIPIIASAMDGVVDVQMAVRLSQLGALGVINLEGVQTRYADPEPILDRIASVGKDEFVSLMQELYAEPIKPELIEKRIQEIKQQGGIAAVSATPAGASKYGEVVTKAGADLFFIQATVVSTDHISPEAITPLNLAEFCSSMAIPVALGNCVTYQVTLELMKAGAAAVLVGIGPGAACTSRGVLGVGVPQATAIADCTAARDDYYRETGKYIPIIADGGLITGGDICKCIACGADAVMIGSPFARAAQAPGRGYHWGMATPSPVLPRGTRIRVGTTGTLEQILRGPAGLDDGTHNLLGALKTSMGTLGAKNIKEMQQVEVVIAPSLLTEGKVYQKAQQLGMGK